The nucleotide sequence CCGTCGGGCTGATCCCGATCCCCGGCCAGAGTTCCCGCACAGAAGCCTCAGTGAACTCGCCCTCCCCCTCTTCCCGTTATCGGCCCGACGCGATTCTGGTGGTCGAACAGTTTGACAATGTGGCAGATTCTGCAACGTGGCAGTCACGCGGAGAACACTTGGCGAACCGGCTTGAACCGACGCTGCTCGCAACACTGGAGCAAGAGTCCATTCCCTTCGCGAGGACGCTGCGGACATTACAGCGGTTGCCCGAATGGCTGCGACGCCCCGGTCCCCTCATGGCACTGCTCGCACTCTTGGTAGCAGTTGGTTTCCTCACGTTCTATCCGGCCGAGTTTACGGTGACCGGTCCGGCCGAGCTGGTTCCCGTCAACCGCCGCGAAGTCTTCGCCAGCAGTTCCGGCATTATTGAAAAGCTGCTCGTATCGCACGGGGAAGAAGTCACTGCTGAACAGCCCTTAGTTGTCTTGCACGATCCGCAGCTTGCCCTGGAACTTCCACGGGTGATGGGCGAAATCGAAGTTGTGCGCGAGCGTTTGAAAGGTGTCCTCGCCGCGAGGCTTTCGGGAGGGGCCACTGCCGACGCTGCCAACCGGGCCCGCCAGCTTGCCTCCGAGGAAGAAGAGCTCAAAGAACGGCAACAGTCACTGATCCGGCAAAAGGAACTGATCGAGCGACAACAGGAAGCACTCACCCTGCGAAGCCCCATCCGCGGACGGATTCTGACCTGGGATGTCGCCACAACACTCGCAGCCCGCCCTGTGGAACGTGGACAGGCACTGCTGACCGTGGGAGAGACTGACGGCCCCTGGATGATCGAGATGCGCGTCGCTGACAAGGAGTTTGGACACATTCGACGGGCACAATCACAGCTTGGCCCGAATCTGGCGGTCCATTTTCTGCTCCCCTCAGACCCCACCCAGACACGCCGTGGCGCCATTCGCGACGTCGCGGGAACGACTCAGTGGGATGAACAACATGGCAGCTACGTCCTGGTGACCATCGACGTTGAGCCAGGTCAGGTATCGCAACCCCGTTCCGGCATGACTGCAGTGCCTCGTATCCTGTGTGGAAAGTATCCGATTGGGTACGTCTGGCTACACGATCTGATTGATACCGTCCGCCTGAGGTGGATGCTGTAACCAGTCCGTTCGTGCATCCGAAACGGGCCAAAACGAGATAGCCGTCGGCG is from Schlesneria sp. DSM 10557 and encodes:
- a CDS encoding HlyD family efflux transporter periplasmic adaptor subunit: MSKHAPPSSTGPASVETRRRMEECIDHLAELARGEIDGGQFIAEVLTRLTEVTHSLRTRCWRKSSQNQWEVAGERPQPTTVTKPSSDDEAQLNQTAESRQLSTHASAVSGETTTQTAVRTCCPVVYGGQTVAVLDVLHAAETEDGRTTDLAPFLHAIAEITADFLSQLELRQLRRARSEWQQWDQLNLNLMKSHDLPALAATIVNDGRIVAGCDRLTLMRRRGSRYIAVAVSGADRIEPRANTVHSLEAVASIAARNGHAIWFHLASADANTPDALAQHAKLTRAHSVGLIPIPGQSSRTEASVNSPSPSSRYRPDAILVVEQFDNVADSATWQSRGEHLANRLEPTLLATLEQESIPFARTLRTLQRLPEWLRRPGPLMALLALLVAVGFLTFYPAEFTVTGPAELVPVNRREVFASSSGIIEKLLVSHGEEVTAEQPLVVLHDPQLALELPRVMGEIEVVRERLKGVLAARLSGGATADAANRARQLASEEEELKERQQSLIRQKELIERQQEALTLRSPIRGRILTWDVATTLAARPVERGQALLTVGETDGPWMIEMRVADKEFGHIRRAQSQLGPNLAVHFLLPSDPTQTRRGAIRDVAGTTQWDEQHGSYVLVTIDVEPGQVSQPRSGMTAVPRILCGKYPIGYVWLHDLIDTVRLRWML